One Hevea brasiliensis isolate MT/VB/25A 57/8 chromosome 5, ASM3005281v1, whole genome shotgun sequence genomic region harbors:
- the LOC131179914 gene encoding tropinone reductase 1-like isoform X3, with the protein MADILNFKEKRWSLKGMTALVTGGSRGLGHAIVEELAGFEVAVHTCSRNQTELDQCLQEWKNKGFKVTGSVCDVSHRDQKEKLMETVSSIFHGKLNILVNNAAKGMPKAAVEYTAEDISRIMSTNFDVVAIPSVSAYEASKGAVNQITKNLACEWAKDNILVNAISPGLIRTSLIESGKQDYPEIAKFFNRYISQTPISRIGEPYEIASMVAFLCFPTASFITGQVIVVDGGFTINGFCQPNNN; encoded by the exons ATGGCGGATATACTCAATTTTAAGGAAAAGAGATGGTCCCTCAAGGGAATGACAGCTCTGGTTACTggaggctccagaggccttgg GCATGCTATAGTAGAAGAATTAGCAGGATTTGAGGTTGCAGTGCACACATGTTCACGCAACCAAACGGAGCTTGATCAGTGTTTGCAAGAATGGAAAAACAAAGGTTTCAAAGTAACTGGGTCTGTATGCGACGTGTCTCATCGAGACCAAAAGGAAAAACTCATGGAAACTGTCTCCTCCATCTTTCATGGAAAGCTCAACATTCTT GTGAATAACGCTGCAAAAGGGATGCCCAAAGCTGCTGTAGAGTATACTGCTGAAGACATCTCCAGGATAATGAGCACCAATTTTGA CGTGGTGGCTATCCCTTCTGTCTCTGCCTATGAAGCCtctaaag GTGCAGTAAATCAAATCACAAAGAACTTGGCATGTGAGTGGGCTAAGGACAACATTCTCGTTAATGCAATTTCTCCAGGGCTAATCAGAACTTCTCTCATTGAATCTGGAAAGCAG GATTATCCTGAAATTGCAAAATTTTTTAATAGATATATAAGTCAAACTCCAATTTCTCGGATTGGAGAGCCCTATGAGATTGCATCAATGGTGGCATTCCTTTGCTTTCCTACTGCTTCATTTATCACTGGTCAGGTCATTGTTGTTGATGGAGGATTCACCATCAATGGTTTCTGCCAGCCAAACAATAACTAA
- the LOC131179914 gene encoding noroxomaritidine/norcraugsodine reductase-like isoform X2: MADILNFKEKRWSLKGMTALVTGGSRGLGHAIVEELAGFEVAVHTCSRNQTELDQCLQEWKNKGFKVTGSVCDVSHRDQKEKLMETVSSIFHGKLNILVNNAAKGMPKAAVEYTAEDISRIMSTNFESVFHFCQLSYPLFKASGYGRIVNISSNSSVVAIPSVSAYEASKVNQITKNLACEWAKDNILVNAISPGLIRTSLIESGKQDYPEIAKFFNRYISQTPISRIGEPYEIASMVAFLCFPTASFITGQVIVVDGGFTINGFCQPNNN; encoded by the exons ATGGCGGATATACTCAATTTTAAGGAAAAGAGATGGTCCCTCAAGGGAATGACAGCTCTGGTTACTggaggctccagaggccttgg GCATGCTATAGTAGAAGAATTAGCAGGATTTGAGGTTGCAGTGCACACATGTTCACGCAACCAAACGGAGCTTGATCAGTGTTTGCAAGAATGGAAAAACAAAGGTTTCAAAGTAACTGGGTCTGTATGCGACGTGTCTCATCGAGACCAAAAGGAAAAACTCATGGAAACTGTCTCCTCCATCTTTCATGGAAAGCTCAACATTCTT GTGAATAACGCTGCAAAAGGGATGCCCAAAGCTGCTGTAGAGTATACTGCTGAAGACATCTCCAGGATAATGAGCACCAATTTTGAGTCAGTTTTTCATTTTTGTCAACTTTCATATCCTCTCTTTAAGGCATCTGGATATGGAAGGATTGTAAATATTTCCTCCAATTCCAGCGTGGTGGCTATCCCTTCTGTCTCTGCCTATGAAGCCtctaaag TAAATCAAATCACAAAGAACTTGGCATGTGAGTGGGCTAAGGACAACATTCTCGTTAATGCAATTTCTCCAGGGCTAATCAGAACTTCTCTCATTGAATCTGGAAAGCAG GATTATCCTGAAATTGCAAAATTTTTTAATAGATATATAAGTCAAACTCCAATTTCTCGGATTGGAGAGCCCTATGAGATTGCATCAATGGTGGCATTCCTTTGCTTTCCTACTGCTTCATTTATCACTGGTCAGGTCATTGTTGTTGATGGAGGATTCACCATCAATGGTTTCTGCCAGCCAAACAATAACTAA
- the LOC131179914 gene encoding noroxomaritidine/norcraugsodine reductase-like isoform X1 — protein MADILNFKEKRWSLKGMTALVTGGSRGLGHAIVEELAGFEVAVHTCSRNQTELDQCLQEWKNKGFKVTGSVCDVSHRDQKEKLMETVSSIFHGKLNILVNNAAKGMPKAAVEYTAEDISRIMSTNFESVFHFCQLSYPLFKASGYGRIVNISSNSSVVAIPSVSAYEASKGAVNQITKNLACEWAKDNILVNAISPGLIRTSLIESGKQDYPEIAKFFNRYISQTPISRIGEPYEIASMVAFLCFPTASFITGQVIVVDGGFTINGFCQPNNN, from the exons ATGGCGGATATACTCAATTTTAAGGAAAAGAGATGGTCCCTCAAGGGAATGACAGCTCTGGTTACTggaggctccagaggccttgg GCATGCTATAGTAGAAGAATTAGCAGGATTTGAGGTTGCAGTGCACACATGTTCACGCAACCAAACGGAGCTTGATCAGTGTTTGCAAGAATGGAAAAACAAAGGTTTCAAAGTAACTGGGTCTGTATGCGACGTGTCTCATCGAGACCAAAAGGAAAAACTCATGGAAACTGTCTCCTCCATCTTTCATGGAAAGCTCAACATTCTT GTGAATAACGCTGCAAAAGGGATGCCCAAAGCTGCTGTAGAGTATACTGCTGAAGACATCTCCAGGATAATGAGCACCAATTTTGAGTCAGTTTTTCATTTTTGTCAACTTTCATATCCTCTCTTTAAGGCATCTGGATATGGAAGGATTGTAAATATTTCCTCCAATTCCAGCGTGGTGGCTATCCCTTCTGTCTCTGCCTATGAAGCCtctaaag GTGCAGTAAATCAAATCACAAAGAACTTGGCATGTGAGTGGGCTAAGGACAACATTCTCGTTAATGCAATTTCTCCAGGGCTAATCAGAACTTCTCTCATTGAATCTGGAAAGCAG GATTATCCTGAAATTGCAAAATTTTTTAATAGATATATAAGTCAAACTCCAATTTCTCGGATTGGAGAGCCCTATGAGATTGCATCAATGGTGGCATTCCTTTGCTTTCCTACTGCTTCATTTATCACTGGTCAGGTCATTGTTGTTGATGGAGGATTCACCATCAATGGTTTCTGCCAGCCAAACAATAACTAA
- the LOC131179914 gene encoding tropinone reductase 1-like isoform X4 produces MADILNFKEKRWSLKGMTALVTGGSRGLGHAIVEELAGFEVAVHTCSRNQTELDQCLQEWKNKGFKVTGSVCDVSHRDQKEKLMETVSSIFHGKLNILVNNAAKGMPKAAVEYTAEDISRIMSTNFDVVAIPSVSAYEASKVNQITKNLACEWAKDNILVNAISPGLIRTSLIESGKQDYPEIAKFFNRYISQTPISRIGEPYEIASMVAFLCFPTASFITGQVIVVDGGFTINGFCQPNNN; encoded by the exons ATGGCGGATATACTCAATTTTAAGGAAAAGAGATGGTCCCTCAAGGGAATGACAGCTCTGGTTACTggaggctccagaggccttgg GCATGCTATAGTAGAAGAATTAGCAGGATTTGAGGTTGCAGTGCACACATGTTCACGCAACCAAACGGAGCTTGATCAGTGTTTGCAAGAATGGAAAAACAAAGGTTTCAAAGTAACTGGGTCTGTATGCGACGTGTCTCATCGAGACCAAAAGGAAAAACTCATGGAAACTGTCTCCTCCATCTTTCATGGAAAGCTCAACATTCTT GTGAATAACGCTGCAAAAGGGATGCCCAAAGCTGCTGTAGAGTATACTGCTGAAGACATCTCCAGGATAATGAGCACCAATTTTGA CGTGGTGGCTATCCCTTCTGTCTCTGCCTATGAAGCCtctaaag TAAATCAAATCACAAAGAACTTGGCATGTGAGTGGGCTAAGGACAACATTCTCGTTAATGCAATTTCTCCAGGGCTAATCAGAACTTCTCTCATTGAATCTGGAAAGCAG GATTATCCTGAAATTGCAAAATTTTTTAATAGATATATAAGTCAAACTCCAATTTCTCGGATTGGAGAGCCCTATGAGATTGCATCAATGGTGGCATTCCTTTGCTTTCCTACTGCTTCATTTATCACTGGTCAGGTCATTGTTGTTGATGGAGGATTCACCATCAATGGTTTCTGCCAGCCAAACAATAACTAA